A part of Desulfotomaculum nigrificans DSM 574 genomic DNA contains:
- a CDS encoding YtxH domain-containing protein: protein MGFWRGLFTGSLLGAALGMMLKPQKKPERMLMAGTRRARQKARKMMKGMTNKINEMIR, encoded by the coding sequence ATGGGATTCTGGAGGGGCCTATTCACCGGTAGTTTATTAGGAGCAGCTTTGGGAATGATGTTAAAACCTCAAAAAAAGCCGGAACGTATGCTCATGGCCGGTACTCGCAGGGCCAGACAAAAAGCCCGGAAAATGATGAAAGGCATGACCAATAAGATTAACGAAATGATACGGTAA
- a CDS encoding AI-2E family transporter: MPWWKEKRTYRILFIALIIGVVIYFLYLIRGLFLPFILAIVLVYLLNPLVDRMECRGSSRVAAILILYLGVIIIVTSLLMYGVPRIINQLEKLLTTIPIYSSQVEDMVNRIQQRFADSTVPPGIQQIVDERINWAEARLLEIVRTAADLLLALVSNLFNIALAPVLAFYIMKDLQYIKGRGATLIPPRCFSDTCRLAREIDHVIANFVRGHLIVVAIVTVLTSLALALVGLEFAAMFGIIAGLAELIPYFGPFIGAVPPVALALLQSKWLALKVIVALFIVQQLEGNIISPKILGDSVGLHPLTIIIALLAGGQLFGLAGMLLAVPLTAIARILVSFTWEKLT; the protein is encoded by the coding sequence ATGCCCTGGTGGAAGGAAAAACGAACCTATCGAATTCTGTTTATAGCTCTCATAATTGGGGTAGTCATCTATTTTTTATATTTAATTCGGGGCTTGTTTTTACCCTTCATCTTAGCCATTGTCCTGGTTTACCTGCTTAACCCCCTGGTGGACAGGATGGAATGCCGGGGCAGTTCCCGGGTGGCAGCCATTTTAATACTCTACCTGGGTGTCATTATTATCGTCACCAGCTTGTTAATGTACGGGGTGCCGCGAATAATTAACCAATTAGAAAAGCTGTTAACCACCATCCCTATTTATAGCAGTCAAGTGGAGGATATGGTTAACCGAATTCAGCAGCGTTTTGCTGACAGTACAGTGCCTCCGGGCATACAGCAAATTGTTGACGAGCGCATCAACTGGGCCGAGGCCAGATTACTGGAAATTGTCCGCACAGCCGCTGACCTGCTGCTGGCTTTAGTGAGTAACCTGTTCAATATTGCGTTGGCTCCGGTGTTGGCCTTTTATATTATGAAGGATTTACAATACATTAAAGGAAGAGGCGCCACCCTAATCCCGCCCCGCTGCTTTTCAGACACCTGCCGTCTAGCCAGGGAGATTGACCATGTGATTGCCAATTTTGTCCGGGGTCACCTGATTGTGGTGGCCATTGTCACTGTTTTAACCAGTTTAGCCCTGGCCTTAGTGGGCCTGGAGTTTGCCGCCATGTTCGGTATTATAGCCGGCCTGGCTGAACTGATACCCTACTTTGGCCCCTTTATTGGCGCCGTGCCGCCGGTGGCCCTGGCTTTACTGCAATCTAAATGGTTGGCCCTGAAAGTTATCGTAGCTCTATTTATTGTGCAACAATTAGAAGGAAACATCATTTCACCCAAGATTCTGGGCGACAGTGTAGGGTTGCACCCCCTGACCATCATCATCGCCCTGCTGGCCGGCGGTCAGCTGTTTGGCCTGGCCGGCATGCTGCTGGCCGTACCCTTAACTGCCATCGCCAGGATACTGGTGAGTTTTACGTGGGAAAAGCTTACTTAG